The Kribbella sp. HUAS MG21 genome includes the window ACGAAGTGGTCGCACGACGCGTTCCGCCGTACCGCGGCCTCCTGCTCCACCTTCTCGTCCGGCCAAGGCTCCGGCGCGACCGGGAGACCGCGATGCCGGTAGTCGGGCCCGTCGACCCGCCGGACGTCGAAGCGCGCGGCGAGGCCCTGGATCTCGCGGAGGAAGTCGACCGCCTGGAACCGGCCCTCGCCGAGCTTGTCCGGCAACGTGTTCGAGGTGGCGGCGAACTCCACACCTGCCTCGACGAGCTGGCCGAGCAACCGCGAGATCAGCATCGTGTCGCCGGGATCGTCCAGCTCGAACTCGTCGATGCAGATCAGCCGGTACGACGCCAGCGCCTCGACCGCCGTCCGCAGCCCGAGCGCGCCGACGAGGTTGGTCAGTTCCACAAAGGTGCAGTACATCTTCGGGCCGGATGACTCGTGCCAGAGCGATGCCAGGAGATGCGTCTTGCCGACTCCGAATCCGCCGTCCAGGTAGATGCCCGGTTTGCCCTGGACTGTGCGCTGGGGACGTAGCCGGGACCAGAGCGACGGGGCCTGCCGGGGCGTTGCCAGCGTCGTGGCGCGGGCGGTCAAGGCCGCGAGCGCCTCCGCCTGCGACGGCTCGTCCGGATCCGGGCGGTACGTGTTGAACCGGACGTCGGCGAACCGCGGCGGCGGAACGCACTCCGACAGCAGCCGGTCCGGACTCACGTCCGGCCGCCGCTCACTCAACCGCACCACCATGGGCCCAACCCTACAAAGCCGCTCACCTTAGGCTTTCGCGCATGACCAACAACTGGCTCCGCC containing:
- the zapE gene encoding cell division protein ZapE; amino-acid sequence: MVVRLSERRPDVSPDRLLSECVPPPRFADVRFNTYRPDPDEPSQAEALAALTARATTLATPRQAPSLWSRLRPQRTVQGKPGIYLDGGFGVGKTHLLASLWHESSGPKMYCTFVELTNLVGALGLRTAVEALASYRLICIDEFELDDPGDTMLISRLLGQLVEAGVEFAATSNTLPDKLGEGRFQAVDFLREIQGLAARFDVRRVDGPDYRHRGLPVAPEPWPDEKVEQEAAVRRNASCDHFVDLHRHLAELHPSKYGALLDGVETVAITDIRPLTDENVALRMVVLADRMYDRNLPLLAGGVPLDQLFSADMLKGGYRKKYLRALSRLIALARAA